In the Desulfitobacterium hafniense DCB-2 genome, CCTTCCCCCCGCTCCGGGCTTGAACCGATGTGATCTCCCCGCCCGGTGCACTTCCTCCGTCATCGGGGGCGACTTTAAGCCTGAGCGCCGGATGATCCGGCCATGAAGTGTGGATCTCCTTAAAAACCTGTACACTCACTGCGCAGGCTTTTTTATCCGGGCATGCTGCACATACTCCGGTGACGAGGGTCACTTCCTTCTCTCCGGCAGCTATCAACAAGGCCAGCCACGAATCCCGGTCGAGAATCCCCAGACAGGGAATCTCATGGCCGGCGTTCATGGCCTGGGGACAGTTCAGCACGATCTTCTCCGCCCCCAGCATAAACTCATGAAGCTTGGAGGTGCTGTAGTAGATAAAACCATCACTGGGACAAACGGCCATGCAGATCCCGCATTCTGTGCAGCGCTGGCTATTGAGTTCACGATATAGGGAAATAGCTTGATGGGGGCAGGAGTCGACGCATAACCGGCACAGCTTAACATAGGGTTTTTTGGTGTTGAGGCAGTTATGGTGATGATGGACCATTTGACAAGTATACATAACCAAGACACCTCTTTGAAGGGATTATTTGCCGGCCTGGCGCTCGATGTGACTGGGCGGAACCGCTCTTCTCTTCGCAGCGCCGGTCTTCGCCCCTTTTGCGGCCACGGCTTCCGATTCATGATGTCCGAGAATATTGAAGTTTTCGGCGATGAACAAATAGGCTAAGCAAGCGATGGAAACCAAACCGAGGCTGACGATAACCTCTGTCCAGGCGGGGAAATAATGACCGCCGTGTTGGTTCAGATAGCTGCCCATTCCCGTGAACAAGACATCAAACCGATTCATGACTACCCCGGCCACAGTGAGGATGCCAAATCCAATCAGCCCTTTGCGGGTGCCGGACAGGGAACTGAAGGCGATAATGATGGGCAGGATGCAGCCTAAAATCAGTTCAGCAAGGAACATGATGCTGGGCAGATCAAAGGCCAAAACATGGGCAAAGGTGCCTCTTACCGACATATCGGCAATCTTTAAGATCACATATAAGATCATGGCCCCGCCGGATATTCTGACCAACCCCTGCAGGACGGAGGTATCCACCTGATGATTGAGGGCCTTCCCGGCCAGACTGCTTTCGATAATGATCATGCCTGCTCCCACGAAAAATGAGGATAACAGGAAGAACAGCGGCAAAAGGGGCGACCACCAAAGAACATTTACTTTGCCCACCATGATATAAAAGAGTTGGCCCAGTGAGGATTGGTGCAGTGTGGGCAGGGTAATGCCGATGATCAGCAGCACGGGCATGGCTTTTTTCAGGTATTTATGGGCCCCTTTGAACACTTTCTCGGTGGCTACTTCACTGAACTCCAGGACCTGAATCAGGGTATAGCAGGAGATGCACCAGAAGACTTCAAACAAGACGCTGGCATGACCCCAGGAGACATAAGGTCTCCAGAAGAAGAACCATTGCCCTACTTCAATCAATAGCCCCAGGACGACAACGATATAACCTAACAATGAGGTCACCATGGCGCTTCTGGCGATGGGGTAAAATTTATCCCGGCGCAGCACATAGACGATGAGAGCGGTTCCGTAGCCGCCTCCGGCCAGGGCCACCCCTAACAGAACATCAAAAGAAATCCATAATCCCCATGGCCACTGGTCGTTGAGGTTGGTGGTGGCCCCCAGTCCCGCGATGAACCTCACGATGATGACTGCTATCGCCGCGGCGGCGATGGCCATAAACACCCATCGCATGGGGGTCATTCTAAATGTCCACCGGGTACTTTTCTCCCCGGCCTTATTTTTAAATGTAGTAATCACTTCCATAGCCGATACTTCCCTCCATTCTTTTGGACTTTATCAATCCAGCGGTTCTTTGTTTTTGTTATTAATGAAAAACAATCCGGCTAAAACAGCCGCCCAGCTGACCCCGATAATCGGTGTGGCTTTCATATATCCTTCGGTATAAGAGGGCAGGGGCTCGGTGGTGACATCTGTTCTGAATCTCATCTCTTCCAGGGGGGTGTCGGAAATATAAAGCCAGGAGGTTCCCCCTGCTTCCTTCTCCCCAAAGATTTTGTCTATATAACCCTTTTCCTGGATTCTCTTTTTGGCTTCTGCCAGCAATTCATCCCTCTCCCCGAAGGTCAAGGCTCCTGTGGGGCAGACTGAGGAACAGGCCGGTTCCATATTATTGGCCACTCTGGTCGGGCACATCTGGCATTTCCTGATGCCGGGAACGGCTTTTTTCCATTCATATCTCAGCATATCAAAAGGGCAGGCCATCATGCAGTAGCGGCAGCCGACACACAGGCTCTGATCATAGATGACCGGTCCTTCGGGAAGCTTCTGAATGGCCTTGGAGAAACATGCTGAAGCACAGGCGGGCTCTTCACAGTGAAAACACTGGGTTTTGACATATCTGCGCAGGTCGGTGCCGTCCTTCTGCAGGTTATACCGGTTGATGGATGTCCATTCTTCAGGCCAGAGACCATGGTTAGGCTCCACCGCCCGATCTAAGGCTGTTTTGTTTTTTTCCTGTTGATCCCATTCAAGTTCATTCCATAATTTACAAGCTACTGAACACCCTTCACAACCAATACATTTGGGTATATCGACAAGGACTCCCTTTGCCATAGCTGCCACCTCCTAAACTTCATACTCATGGCTTTGGGGTTTCTTAGCGTCAAACTCTTCAGCCCTGGAAATATAATGGGTATGCAATAGTTCTTCTGCTTTCTCACTCAAGGGCGAAGTTAAGAACTCGGCATAGACTTGCTTAATCTGCGGATTATCATGACTGTTGCGCAGCTTTGCCTGGGCATCGATCTTATATAAGGATGCGGCCCGGGTGTTGCGCACCCCGTCTGAAGGAGGAGCCGATGACCGGGGCTGTCCGCCGCCGTATTGGCAGCCGCCGGGGCAGGCCATGACTTCGATGAAGGTCCAGGGAGAGTTCCCTGCTTTCACTTGTTCCATGATGGCTCTGGCATTATCCAGGCCGGAAATGACTGCAATCCTGATCTCACCGGCACCGGGAATAGAAACTGCCGCTTCTTTGACCCCTTCCATGCCCCGTACCGGAGTTAGTTGCCAAAGCGCGGCAGGGGGCTGTTCTCCTGTGACCAGATAGTAGGCGGAGCGGACGGCCGCTTCCATAACGCCGCCGGTGGTCCCGAAGATCGCCCCGGCTCCGGTTGCCACACCCATCAGCTGATCATACTCTTCATCGGGAAGAGAGGGCAGATCGATCCCCGCTCTCTTGATCATGCGGGCCAGCTCTCTGGTGGTAAGGACCACATCCACATCAGGGGAAACCTGCTCATCCTGCCAATAGGTTTGAGCGGAAATCATTTCCGGGCGCTGACATTCAAATTTCTTGGCTGTGCAAGGCATGATGGCCACCGAGAAGATCTTCTGGGGCTCGACATGGTTCTTTTCCGCAAAATAAGTCTTAACCAAAGCTCCGGCCATCTGCTGGGGAGACTTGGCTGATGATAAATTGGGAAGGAGTTCAGGGTAATAATACTCGACAAATTTGACCCACCCCGGGCAGCAGGAGGTGAACTGGGGAAGAGGATGGTGCAATTCTCCTGTAATACGCTTAACCAGTTCTGTGCCTTCTTCCATAATGGTCAGATCCGCCGCGAAGTTCGTATCAAAAATCACGTCAAAGCCTAATTTTCGCAAAGCGGCGACTTGTTTGCCCTGGACATTGGTTCCCACAGGCAGCCCGAATTCTTCCCCCAAGCCAATACGAGTGGCCGGCGCAGTCTGCACCACCACAGTGATCTTGGGATCGGCGAGAGCCTTGGCTACTTGATCAATATCCTCCCGCTCGGAGATTGCTCCGGAGGGGCACCAGTGGATACACTGCCCGCAATTGATGCAGGGAATTTCGTTTTTAAGGGGCAGTTCGTAGTTCCCATACACGGATTGGATGGTTTTACATACTTCGATGCATTGCCCGCAGAGAATGCACTTTTGGTCATCTCTCCTCAGGGCAGGGTTTTCCGGATCAATGGGTACACGGCCGCGCACATTGGTGGGCCAGCCCCCCGGTTCATTGTATTGGGTCGGCATCCAGCCCTCACCGCCCACCGCACTGGCCGGGGTGAGGGGTTGGCCGCAACCTGTTAAGCTCAGGGAGGCACCGGCGATACCTGCCCCCCCGGCAAATTTAAGGAAGGAGCGTCTGGACAGATTGCTTCCCTTTCCTGCCTTACTTTCCATGTCTACTACCACCTTTTTAGTATGTCTTTTGCATGATTGCTGTTGAAATCCAGACTGAAACGGGTGCTTTAATTGCATCATCAATAATTGCAGTTCATAGTATTTAATAAATTTAAGAATTTTCTTTCATTAGTATAAGAACCCACTTGCACTTACAAGGGTATTTCTTTATAATTTTCAGAACTAATCTTGATGCTCCTTTCCAATAGGGTAGTTCGAACTGGCAAATATGTGGTTTCAGTGATTCATCCTAATTAAAATTCAACATTTTTCTCTTTTTTCCTTCTAAAAATCATAAAATAGTCTAATATTTTCAAAACATCCCACAACTCAGTTTATTATTTTTAAAATAAAAAACATCCACTTGGCAGTGGATGTCGTTAGGGATTATTGTAAATTATACTTTATTCATTGGTGAGAATTTCCCTGAGCATGGTATTGACCACACCTGGATTAGCCTGCCCTTTGGTGGCTTTCATGACCTGGCCGACTAAAAAGCCGATGGCCTGTTCCTTGCCGGCCTGGAAATCCTCCACCGATTTGGGATTCCTGGCGATGACTTCCGTAAGGATCTGGGTTAACTGTCCGGCGTCGGAAATCTGAACCAAACCCTTCTCTTTGACGATTTCCTCTGGTTCTTTACCCTCCTTAAACATCAGCTCGAAAACCTCTTTGCCGATTTTATTGCTGATGGTCCCCTTCTTGATCAGCTCAAGCAGCTTGGCCAACCCGTCAGGAGTAACCTTAGCCTCACTCAGTTCCATAGCCTGAGCATTCAAGAGCCGCAGGAGCTCCCCCATCATCCAGTTGCTGATTAATTTAGCGTCGGGAAATTTCTCCAGGGTCGCGGCAAAGAACTCGGCCAATGCCAGGGAACTGGTGATGATTCCCGCGTCATAGGCCGGCAGCCCATGCTCTTCCATAAGCCGCTTCCGGCGGGCATCGGGCAATTCGGGAAGGGTGGCTCTGACCTCCTCGA is a window encoding:
- the nrfD gene encoding NrfD/PsrC family molybdoenzyme membrane anchor subunit is translated as MEVITTFKNKAGEKSTRWTFRMTPMRWVFMAIAAAAIAVIIVRFIAGLGATTNLNDQWPWGLWISFDVLLGVALAGGGYGTALIVYVLRRDKFYPIARSAMVTSLLGYIVVVLGLLIEVGQWFFFWRPYVSWGHASVLFEVFWCISCYTLIQVLEFSEVATEKVFKGAHKYLKKAMPVLLIIGITLPTLHQSSLGQLFYIMVGKVNVLWWSPLLPLFFLLSSFFVGAGMIIIESSLAGKALNHQVDTSVLQGLVRISGGAMILYVILKIADMSVRGTFAHVLAFDLPSIMFLAELILGCILPIIIAFSSLSGTRKGLIGFGILTVAGVVMNRFDVLFTGMGSYLNQHGGHYFPAWTEVIVSLGLVSIACLAYLFIAENFNILGHHESEAVAAKGAKTGAAKRRAVPPSHIERQAGK
- a CDS encoding [FeFe] hydrogenase, group A, with amino-acid sequence MESKAGKGSNLSRRSFLKFAGGAGIAGASLSLTGCGQPLTPASAVGGEGWMPTQYNEPGGWPTNVRGRVPIDPENPALRRDDQKCILCGQCIEVCKTIQSVYGNYELPLKNEIPCINCGQCIHWCPSGAISEREDIDQVAKALADPKITVVVQTAPATRIGLGEEFGLPVGTNVQGKQVAALRKLGFDVIFDTNFAADLTIMEEGTELVKRITGELHHPLPQFTSCCPGWVKFVEYYYPELLPNLSSAKSPQQMAGALVKTYFAEKNHVEPQKIFSVAIMPCTAKKFECQRPEMISAQTYWQDEQVSPDVDVVLTTRELARMIKRAGIDLPSLPDEEYDQLMGVATGAGAIFGTTGGVMEAAVRSAYYLVTGEQPPAALWQLTPVRGMEGVKEAAVSIPGAGEIRIAVISGLDNARAIMEQVKAGNSPWTFIEVMACPGGCQYGGGQPRSSAPPSDGVRNTRAASLYKIDAQAKLRNSHDNPQIKQVYAEFLTSPLSEKAEELLHTHYISRAEEFDAKKPQSHEYEV
- a CDS encoding 4Fe-4S dicluster domain-containing protein; translated protein: MYTCQMVHHHHNCLNTKKPYVKLCRLCVDSCPHQAISLYRELNSQRCTECGICMAVCPSDGFIYYSTSKLHEFMLGAEKIVLNCPQAMNAGHEIPCLGILDRDSWLALLIAAGEKEVTLVTGVCAACPDKKACAVSVQVFKEIHTSWPDHPALRLKVAPDDGGSAPGGEITSVQARSGGKGWRDIGREKLEAMLPGITSDEAYPIPKARQFLREVWLSRKSAIGALPLPALEVSEGCRECGECAAVCPQGALTNKEKGKQLTLIYEPLKCVGCRRCLNICRSQALSMEYKPLSYRLFTGKILVHQGKQRL
- a CDS encoding 4Fe-4S dicluster domain-containing protein, whose product is MAKGVLVDIPKCIGCEGCSVACKLWNELEWDQQEKNKTALDRAVEPNHGLWPEEWTSINRYNLQKDGTDLRRYVKTQCFHCEEPACASACFSKAIQKLPEGPVIYDQSLCVGCRYCMMACPFDMLRYEWKKAVPGIRKCQMCPTRVANNMEPACSSVCPTGALTFGERDELLAEAKKRIQEKGYIDKIFGEKEAGGTSWLYISDTPLEEMRFRTDVTTEPLPSYTEGYMKATPIIGVSWAAVLAGLFFINNKNKEPLD